CGGGTGAAAGAGCAGACCGTTAgataaatgaaaatgacCCTTTCGTTCGGATAACAAAACTGTGGACCATTTCAGATTACATTATCTACCCCGTTATGACCAAACAGTTTGAAAACCGTAAATAAGCTTCAGTAAGAAAATGCTCAGCCAAATGTAAGTGGGTCACGTGAACTAGCAAATTGACTGTGGCTGCAAAATTGTGGAAGAATTCTAGGCTTGTGAAACCTCTTAAACTTCGTCTTTGTGAAACCAAATAAACTGTTGGTTATGGTCTCTATTTTAATCCGGTAACCATTCAACTGTTAATTGAACGCTCTTGTATATTGAGGGAGAATTGATTTTAATTTTGTGAATAAGTCAATGTGCCTTAAAACCAAATAGTTTGACCAAAATTTTAAACGTAGTATCTAAAAGTTCATAGAAGTGGGTTGCTTGTTTCGCAAATCGTTGAAAGTGCACAATTGTTACTATGAATTCGCCATGTCTCCAAGACTTGGCAGATATTGTACAATCATTTTGAAGACTGCTGCCAAAAGCCATTCATATCGGTTAGCTACACTGCGTTTTGAAGACTCTCCAAAGCCTTGGAGAAGTCGAAACTCATTGACAAGATCCTCGTCTGCACCTACAATATAAGCATTTTATTCACATAGAGGTCTCTTATCCATATTTAGCTTGCCCTGGTACATGGTTCGGCCCATGAAGTCAGTTCTGTCTGGAGAAAAAATCGCTTGAAGGAACACTATAGATTTGACGGAAGCTCAGTGGCGAACTATTTTTAACGGGACTTCGGTCCTAAAGATAATGTTGCTCACTGCTACAGCCCTTCGATAGAGATTATGAAGCCACATActttggctgcgaaattgTCCAGACTGAATTCCGGCTTCAGAAAAGATCACATTATGACCAAAAAAATTTAATTTCATTCCATTGTCTAGCCGATACGTCCTGTCTTGCTTAATTGACCACAAGATGCCTATGTTCTGTTTAAGCTACATACGACAGTTCGTGGGTGACTAGCGAGAAATTAACATTTGCAAAAGTTTGTGCTACTCCCCGCTAACTAAAAGCACAAGATCAGAAAAACCGTCTCCTTTAAAGAAAAAGTGAAGCTCGGACTACAAAAGGGGTAGCCATTGCACGATTTATACATCGATGGCGATTTAAAGATTATTTCGAGTTGCAAATTTGATTATAGATTGAACCACCAGCCTGCAAGCAGCGACTTCTAATAAACTTGCGATCTGAACGTATAACAGTGTTCGTTAAACATCTGAGTATATATTCAACtatgaatatgaaaattGTTTATATCTCGGTTACTTATTGGCTCCAAAAGAGTCCTTTGGTATAGTATTCAGTCTTTGGAAATAGCATGAATGCCGCAGATGAAAAAACAATTGTCAACTCGATAATATACGCTATCGTCTCAATGTATTACTCTATTAGCACAAACCACTATACAACAATAGAAAGCagaatgaagagaagaCTACGATTTAAGCACAATGATTAGTAAACTTCAAAAGTCTAGGAAAAACTACACTCACTTATTTATGAAATTTATTGACTAACTCTTGAAAATATGCTCAAAGTGGTGAGCGTAACATCTCGTCGAAGAATAGACTCATATCATCACATGTGAAACTTTATGAtcaaagagagaagaaaacatATATGATATAACTGTATCGACTAACGTAGAAAAATGCCCCAACAATCTTGATCTCGATCACATGAAATCCTATTGAATCTGCACATGGACATACAGTACTTAAGCTCGGTCTACCAATCCATTTCCGCACTTCTTTATTGATCTCCGGATATATAGTATAACTGCTCTGGTAGTCACAACTGTTCTTTAGCAGCAGCTAGCGTCCATCTTTTCTATCTACTTGAAATAGCTTGCGTTCGATTGTACCATCTTCGGTGAGAAGAACAGTCTTCAAAGTGGTTCCAAAATTGCTTTTACGCATCTGAAAATCTATATTGCACCCAATATTTTAGTACCGAGcttaatttttcaatttaaTCCACcttaccttcttcttgctttcttACCTAAATTTTAAGTTCGACACATCGGTAACCAGAGACCAATCAACTCCATCCACTATGTCATACGATCCAATCCCAGTACCCAAAGAAATCCAGGTCACCATTGGAAAAGGTATCTCAGGTACTATAGCCATACCCCACTCTGCCGAAGCTGAAAACCCATATGAAGATGGGTACGCACCAGCTACCCACAAGGCTGCTTTGATTCTCCATGGTCAGGGAGGTCACAGAGACTACTGCTACCAAAAACGTCTTGCTCACAAGCTTGCAGCCGATCTCGGAATCTACTCGCTTCGTATTGATTTCCGTGGCTGTGGATCCTCGgctgaaaatgaagatgctCAGAAAGGAAGAGTCCTTGCACAAGATGTGGATGACATTCAAGCTTGTGCTGAGTTCCTTAGAGATGGAAAGCTCAACCCTCTAGGCATGTCATTCACGTTGCTGTCGATTATCGGCCATTCGCGTGGTTCTGTAGCCATGTTCTTGTGGGCCATGCTCCAAGATGAGTATCTGAAGCTTGGTGATCCAAATGCTATCATCGTTCCAAATTTGATTAACTGTTCAGGAAGATTTTCTCTGCCTACTGTAGCTGACAGATACCCTCTTCATGACGAGTTCTTTAAAGAGGTACCCATGATGTGTCTCAGACATGGCCAGATGTCTGAGATCTTGATCCCCAAAAGTGAGTTGGTGTCTCTATCCAAGCCCGATCTCTCCAAGTTACACGGCTTGACTACAGAATGGTCTGTCTTGAGTATTTATGGACTTGAGGACGAGATTATACCCATTAATGATAGTTCCTTATATGCCAATGCCTTGAACAGAGGTTATTTCTCCCATAGATTGGAATTAATTCCCAAGGCTGACCACAATTTCTATGGAgttgaaccaattgaacACGATGACCACaacattgaacaaaatcCAGAAAACTTACCACTTAACAAAAAGCAGGTTGTCAACTACAACTTTAAGGTGATCGATATTAtagccaacttcttgagtCCTGAAAATGAACTCCAACGTTTCTTGCACACGTCCTTGGAGATTGGAAGATTATCGAGATGGAAAAACGTCGAAGGGGTGAGTAATTTTAGAGATATTGGTGGTTGGAAGATTCATAATCCCACTTTCCCCTTAAATTCAAGCTCAAGTTTCCCAGAAAAAAGCGCCTTGCAGTACTATGTCAAGCCTCATACCGCTTTCCGTTGTGCTAATATTTCTGGCATCAAACCAGCAGGTTTGAAAACTCTCCAAGAATTGGGGGTGAAGGCTGTGTTCGATCTTCGTTCTGATGGTGAAGTTGAGCAAGATGGAGTACCACAAAACTTAGAGCAGTATGGAATCAAAAGGATACATGCACCAGTCTTCTCCAAGGATGATTACTCTCCTCACGCAATTGCTATTAGATATACCAACTTAATGACCAGTTGGAACACTTATGTCCATGTTTATGAGAATATGTTGGAATTTGGTATTGGTGCTTACAGAACTATTTTCGAGTACATCCTCAAGGAAAACAAACCTTTCGTGTTCCACTGCACCGCTGGTAAGGACAGAACTGGTATCTTAGGAATGTTGATATTATTGTTACTTGGTGTTGATAAAAATACAATTGCCAAGGAATACGAGTTGACGACCATTGGCTTAAGACCAGACCATCCTCAATTAAGGGAAAAGTTTGTGGAAACGACCAGAAAGTTGAGAGAGAAATTGGGCGATAATAGTGATGTCGAACTCTTGATTTCTCAAGGTAGAAAGAATTGGACcatcgaagaagatggattcaacaacttgatcagTTCCAGATACGAAGCTATGTTGGCCACAATTGAAATGTTCCATGATACCTATGGTAACATTGTCAAATATATGAAGACCGAATTGGGCTTCACAGACAGTGAAATCAAGAGAATCTACGAAAACTTAATTATTATTGATCCTCAAAGTCGTGGATTCGAAGTTTCGGGAGCTCTCAACTGGGACCACAGGAACCTGGGAAGAGTCAAGTTGTAACAACTATTTAGCCTTTGATCATAAGTTCCTCTACAAATGGCATAGATTGCACCTCTATTTCTATCCTGAT
This window of the Scheffersomyces stipitis CBS 6054 chromosome 6, complete sequence genome carries:
- a CDS encoding predicted protein translates to MSYDPIPVPKEIQVTIGKGISGTIAIPHSAEAENPYEDGYAPATHKAALILHGQGGHRDYCYQKRLAHKLAADLGIYSLRIDFRGCGSSAENEDAQKGRVLAQDVDDIQACAEFLRDGKLNPLGMSFTLSSIIGHSRGSVAMFLWAMLQDEYSKLGDPNAIIVPNLINCSGRFSSPTVADRYPLHDEFFKEVPMMCLRHGQMSEILIPKSELVSLSKPDLSKLHGLTTEWSVLSIYGLEDEIIPINDSSLYANALNRGYFSHRLELIPKADHNFYGVEPIEHDDHNIEQNPENLPLNKKQVVNYNFKVIDIIANFLSPENELQRFLHTSLEIGRLSRWKNVEGVSNFRDIGGWKIHNPTFPLNSSSSFPEKSALQYYVKPHTAFRCANISGIKPAGLKTLQELGVKAVFDLRSDGEVEQDGVPQNLEQYGIKRIHAPVFSKDDYSPHAIAIRYTNLMTSWNTYVHVYENMLEFGIGAYRTIFEYILKENKPFVFHCTAGKDRTGILGMLILLLLGVDKNTIAKEYELTTIGLRPDHPQLREKFVETTRKLREKLGDNSDVELLISQGRKNWTIEEDGFNNLISSRYEAMLATIEMFHDTYGNIVKYMKTELGFTDSEIKRIYENLIIIDPQSRGFEVSGALNWDHRNSGRVKL